One Streptomyces drozdowiczii DNA segment encodes these proteins:
- a CDS encoding ScbR family autoregulator-binding transcription factor, with protein sequence MVKQARAAVTRQALISAAAEVFGADGYAMATLPVISGRAGVSSGALHFHFPNKDALAAAVEDAAAESALALTEESALTAEGGRLPGLVAAVGRLMDAVTDDPVVRAGFRLGGDPSRKSEAKLHDWWYEWVRDALVQARADGELAEDVSAEDAAVVIVAATLGLETLGAVDRYWRSAERLVQLWSFALPRLSPAE encoded by the coding sequence ATGGTGAAGCAGGCGCGGGCGGCTGTGACGCGTCAGGCCCTCATCTCGGCCGCGGCGGAGGTCTTCGGCGCCGACGGGTACGCGATGGCGACGCTCCCGGTCATCAGCGGCCGGGCAGGCGTGAGTTCGGGCGCCCTGCACTTCCACTTCCCCAACAAGGACGCGCTGGCGGCCGCCGTGGAGGACGCCGCCGCGGAGTCCGCCCTCGCGCTGACCGAGGAGAGCGCGCTTACCGCCGAGGGCGGCCGGCTCCCGGGGCTCGTCGCCGCCGTGGGCCGGCTGATGGACGCGGTCACCGACGACCCGGTCGTGCGCGCGGGCTTCCGGTTGGGCGGCGACCCCTCGCGCAAGAGCGAGGCCAAGCTGCACGACTGGTGGTACGAGTGGGTGCGCGACGCCCTGGTCCAGGCCCGCGCCGACGGGGAGTTGGCCGAGGACGTCTCGGCCGAGGACGCGGCGGTGGTCATCGTGGCGGCGACGCTCGGCCTGGAGACCCTGGGCGCGGTCGACCGGTACTGGCGGTCCGCGGAGCGGCTGGTCCAGCTGTGGTCGTTCGCGCTGCCGAGGCTGAGCCCGGCGGAGTAG
- a CDS encoding condensation domain-containing protein, protein MRSPGPGPGRGGGGAGDPASCPHGDRGGVRYRAPHPAHRPHARRSGQARSRGVRRRPGAGGRRARHRRGGRPPAGPDPRGRRGAGGRARRTGRLELDGARRPRPVHRCLAVRRRPGDRAAGGLRLDAPAPPGAARVGGDRRRPPRTRRRLLERPDRARPSARLRTAPPRPAARDPDGGAAPARGTRAPTRVLLTYHRALLDERGVHLLLREFYRAYARGGTLPGRERRPDVRDHARWLARQRTEGARAYWATAAPAPEPAVPEAPDDGFPAGDSGVGRVHRRLRPPQTTRLRTWAAMRGAGESSALHAVWALLLYRAAGAVGPVPVSFGVHLSARDIPMEGAAGIPGLLGNPLPMTVTVDPAEPVAGLLGQARDAALDLAVHAWVPADRVRVWTGRNPDAELFETGVVFDNRVELPPALLAELRAQGVEVDAPRSISAHPGLPLTLAARHDADGGLALTVRHDRRCLGDMDASALLSHCVRLLRSLPDHRDPQSAVGDLLELLRGFEVPRVLPRPPVPEGPDLAVLRAGDPSADTIVLVRTPGVPMGAYEALARHHRGPERIVSLRAARPGDPSSLPRLLGAEGPGRLVLCGAGPGGAAAYEMACAAAEGTVAAVVMTGVGSGTGCARALAAGLKSVRAGSR, encoded by the coding sequence GTGCGGTCCCCTGGACCCGGGCCGGGCCGAGGCGGTGGCGGCGCGGGTGACCCAGCGTCATGCCCGCACGGTGACCGCGGAGGCGTCCGGTACCGGGCGCCACACCCTGCGCATCGCCCCCACGCACGGCGGTCGGGGCAGGCCCGGAGCCGCGGTGTTCGCCGACGTCCTGGCGCTGGCGGGCGGCGCGCGCGACACCGTCGCGGTGGCCGGCCACCAGCAGGACCTGATCCGCGCGGCCGTCGAGGAGCCGGCGGGCGGGCACGTCGGACAGGTCGCCTGGAACTGGACGGGGCCCGTCGACCTCGCCCGGTTCACCGCTGCCTGGCTGTCCGTCGCCGACCGGGAGACCGTGCTGCGGGCGGCCTTCGACTGGACGCACCTGCCCCGCCTGGTGCTGCACGAGTGGGCGGAGATCGACGTCGCCCACCTCGCACACGGCGCCGTCTCCTGGAGCGACCTGATCGAGCGCGACCGTCTGCGCGGCTTCGCACCGCACCGCCCCGGCCTGCTGCGCGTGACCCTGATGGAGGGGCCGCCCCGGCCCGGGGCACCCGTGCGCCCACCCGGGTCCTGCTCACCTATCACCGGGCGCTGCTGGACGAGCGCGGCGTCCACCTGCTCCTGCGGGAGTTCTACCGGGCCTACGCGCGCGGCGGCACCCTGCCCGGCCGCGAGCGGCGGCCCGATGTGCGCGACCACGCCCGTTGGCTGGCCCGGCAGCGGACCGAGGGCGCCCGCGCCTACTGGGCGACGGCCGCCCCGGCCCCGGAGCCGGCCGTCCCCGAGGCCCCGGACGACGGATTTCCGGCCGGGGACAGCGGCGTCGGACGCGTCCACCGGCGGCTGCGGCCGCCCCAGACCACCCGGCTGCGCACCTGGGCCGCGATGCGCGGGGCGGGGGAGTCCAGCGCCCTGCACGCCGTGTGGGCGCTGCTGCTGTACCGGGCGGCCGGTGCGGTCGGCCCGGTGCCGGTCAGCTTCGGCGTGCACCTGTCGGCCCGGGACATCCCGATGGAGGGTGCCGCGGGCATTCCGGGGCTGCTGGGCAACCCGCTGCCGATGACGGTCACCGTCGACCCCGCCGAGCCGGTGGCCGGTCTTCTCGGGCAGGCGCGTGACGCCGCGCTGGACCTGGCCGTCCACGCCTGGGTGCCGGCCGACCGGGTCCGGGTCTGGACCGGCCGGAACCCCGATGCCGAACTCTTCGAGACCGGGGTCGTGTTCGACAACCGGGTCGAGCTGCCTCCGGCGCTGCTCGCCGAGCTGCGCGCCCAGGGCGTCGAGGTGGACGCCCCGCGCAGCATCAGCGCCCACCCCGGACTGCCGCTCACCCTCGCCGCCCGGCACGACGCGGACGGCGGGCTCGCCCTCACGGTGCGCCACGACCGCCGCTGCCTGGGGGACATGGACGCGTCCGCGCTGCTCTCGCACTGCGTGCGCCTGCTGAGGTCGCTGCCGGACCACCGCGACCCGCAGTCCGCCGTCGGCGATCTCCTCGAACTACTCCGGGGCTTCGAGGTGCCCCGCGTGCTGCCCCGCCCGCCCGTGCCGGAGGGGCCCGATCTGGCGGTGCTGCGCGCCGGGGACCCGTCGGCCGACACGATCGTGCTGGTGCGGACGCCGGGGGTGCCCATGGGCGCGTACGAGGCACTGGCACGCCATCACCGGGGCCCGGAACGGATCGTGAGCCTGCGGGCGGCGCGGCCGGGGGACCCTTCGTCGCTGCCCCGGCTGCTGGGGGCCGAGGGGCCCGGGCGGCTGGTGCTGTGCGGGGCCGGGCCGGGGGGCGCGGCCGCGTACGAGATGGCGTGCGCGGCTGCCGAGGGCACGGTCGCGGCCGTGGTCATGACGGGGGTCGGCAGCGGGACGGGCTGTGCCCGTGCGCTGGCGGCGGGGCTGAAGTCCGTCCGTGCGGGGAGCCGTTGA
- a CDS encoding acyl-CoA carboxylase subunit epsilon has protein sequence MGGPGPAVSALRIERGRATEEELAALTVVLLALRAGGGGQRDEAPAGRVPGWSPAPVYRAPRSWR, from the coding sequence ATGGGCGGTCCGGGACCGGCGGTGTCCGCGTTGCGCATCGAGCGCGGACGGGCCACCGAGGAGGAGCTTGCCGCGCTCACGGTGGTGCTGCTCGCCCTGCGCGCGGGCGGCGGCGGGCAGCGGGACGAGGCCCCGGCGGGGCGCGTCCCGGGGTGGAGCCCGGCGCCCGTCTACCGGGCTCCGCGCAGCTGGCGATAG
- a CDS encoding ScbR family autoregulator-binding transcription factor, producing the protein MQERSERTRRRLIDAAAELFTRSGYASATLGQIAAAAGVTKGALYFHFPSKDALADAVALHGSALLGEFLDERRATGDGPVQRLIDLTHWLTLVRRDDPVARAAFRLADDGVDGPAGTGGLRRAWLAEARRLLDEADAAGELSGDARGDGAEALLAALLYGIAPPGTDRTAGAGVRPEDGGALWQLLLPVLVGPGRTGRYRTVPPRPRAEAVRAA; encoded by the coding sequence ATGCAGGAGAGGTCGGAGCGCACCAGGCGCCGGCTCATCGACGCCGCGGCGGAGCTGTTCACCCGGAGCGGGTACGCGAGTGCCACGCTCGGCCAGATCGCCGCCGCCGCGGGCGTGACCAAGGGGGCGCTGTACTTCCACTTCCCGTCGAAGGACGCGCTGGCCGACGCGGTGGCGCTGCACGGCAGCGCCCTGCTCGGGGAGTTCCTGGACGAGCGGCGGGCCACCGGCGACGGGCCGGTGCAGCGCCTCATCGACCTCACGCACTGGCTGACCCTGGTCCGCCGCGACGACCCGGTCGCCCGGGCCGCCTTCCGGCTGGCCGACGACGGTGTGGACGGGCCCGCCGGCACCGGCGGCCTGCGCCGGGCCTGGCTCGCCGAGGCCCGGCGCCTGCTGGACGAGGCCGACGCGGCCGGGGAGCTGAGCGGCGACGCCCGGGGCGACGGCGCCGAGGCGCTGCTCGCCGCCCTGCTGTACGGAATCGCGCCGCCCGGTACGGACCGGACCGCCGGGGCCGGGGTGCGGCCGGAGGACGGCGGGGCGCTCTGGCAGCTGCTGCTGCCGGTGCTCGTGGGCCCCGGGCGGACCGGCCGCTACCGCACGGTGCCGCCACGCCCCCGGGCCGAGGCCGTGCGGGCCGCGTGA
- a CDS encoding acyl-CoA carboxylase subunit beta: MTTSPVPELLGQAGLRGRVAELREIHAAAERGPGDRATEVQHAKGKLTARERIELLFDPGSFHEVEQLRRHRATGFGLEAKKPYTDGVVTGWGTVEGRTVFVYAHDFRIFGGALGEAHATKIHKIMDMAISAGAPLVSLNDGAGARIQEGVSALAGYGGIFQRNTRASGVIPQISVMLGPCAGGAAYSPALTDFVFMVRETSQMFITGPDVVKAVTGEEITQNGLGGADVHAETSGVAHFAYDDEETCIAEVRYLLSLLPQNNRENPPLAPTADPADRRSDTLLDLVPVDGNRPYDMAEVIEELVDDGEYLEVHERWARNIICALARLGGEVVGIVANQPKSLAGVLDIEASEKAARFVQLCDAFNIPIVTLLDVPGFLPGVDQEHGGIIRHGAKLLYAYCNATVPRISLILRKAYGGAYIVMDSQSIGADLTYAWPTNEIAVMGAEGAANVIFRRQIAEAEDPEAMRARMVKEYRTELMHPYYAAERGLVDDVIDPAGTREVLIASLAMLRTKHADLPARKHGNPPQ; the protein is encoded by the coding sequence ATGACCACTTCCCCCGTCCCGGAACTGCTGGGGCAGGCCGGACTCCGCGGCCGCGTGGCGGAACTGCGCGAGATCCACGCGGCGGCGGAGCGCGGGCCCGGTGACCGGGCGACCGAGGTGCAGCACGCCAAGGGCAAGCTGACGGCGCGCGAGCGCATCGAGCTTCTTTTCGACCCCGGTTCCTTCCATGAGGTGGAGCAGCTGCGCCGGCACCGGGCGACGGGTTTCGGTCTGGAGGCGAAGAAGCCGTACACGGATGGTGTGGTCACCGGTTGGGGGACGGTGGAGGGCCGGACGGTCTTCGTGTACGCGCACGACTTCCGGATCTTCGGCGGGGCGCTGGGCGAGGCGCACGCGACGAAGATCCACAAGATCATGGACATGGCCATCTCGGCCGGTGCGCCGCTGGTGTCCCTGAACGACGGCGCGGGCGCCCGTATCCAGGAGGGTGTTTCCGCGCTCGCCGGGTACGGCGGGATCTTCCAGCGGAACACGCGCGCCTCCGGGGTCATCCCGCAGATCAGCGTGATGCTCGGCCCGTGCGCGGGCGGTGCGGCCTACAGCCCCGCCCTCACCGACTTCGTGTTCATGGTCCGTGAGACCTCGCAGATGTTCATCACCGGTCCGGACGTCGTGAAGGCGGTCACCGGCGAGGAGATCACCCAGAACGGCCTGGGCGGCGCGGACGTCCACGCCGAGACCTCGGGCGTCGCGCACTTCGCGTACGACGACGAGGAGACCTGCATCGCCGAGGTCCGCTATCTGCTCTCCCTGCTGCCGCAGAACAACCGCGAGAACCCGCCCCTGGCACCGACCGCCGACCCGGCCGACCGACGCTCGGACACCCTCCTCGATCTGGTGCCGGTGGACGGCAACCGCCCGTACGACATGGCGGAGGTCATCGAGGAACTGGTGGACGACGGCGAGTATCTGGAGGTCCACGAGCGCTGGGCCCGCAACATCATCTGCGCCCTGGCCCGGCTGGGTGGCGAGGTGGTGGGCATCGTGGCCAACCAGCCGAAGTCGCTGGCCGGGGTGCTGGACATCGAGGCTTCCGAGAAGGCCGCGCGCTTCGTGCAGCTCTGCGACGCCTTCAACATCCCGATCGTGACGCTCCTCGACGTGCCCGGCTTCCTGCCCGGCGTCGACCAGGAGCACGGCGGCATCATCCGGCACGGCGCCAAACTGCTGTACGCGTACTGCAACGCCACCGTGCCCCGTATCTCGCTGATCCTGCGCAAGGCGTACGGCGGGGCCTACATCGTCATGGACAGCCAGTCCATCGGTGCGGACCTCACCTACGCCTGGCCCACCAACGAGATCGCGGTCATGGGTGCCGAGGGCGCCGCCAACGTCATCTTCCGGCGGCAGATCGCGGAGGCCGAGGACCCCGAGGCGATGCGCGCCCGCATGGTCAAGGAGTACAGGACCGAGCTGATGCACCCTTACTACGCAGCCGAGCGCGGGCTCGTGGACGACGTCATCGACCCGGCCGGGACGCGCGAGGTCCTGATCGCCTCGCTCGCGATGCTCCGCACCAAGCACGCCGACCTGCCGGCCCGCAAGCACGGCAACCCCCCGCAGTAG
- the tap gene encoding telomere-associated protein Tap, giving the protein MSHEEQVLFSAVDALLEQIAQDPLPPPAERKRLREAAGLSQDQVAKALKSRRESVGNWESGRSEPRPPKRAAYARLLEGLAARYPEEAAAPAEEAVEPAEPDEVVEPAEVAETEPAAPAAVEPATPRPADPVPVPRTSEGNASPYEHGPLAVVDVEGGDVFAYCVGGLVLDVPAKSLPALVEWTLGEARLGAERLHPSGQDADPLLVLTEAACERFGLPVRLSREEGLAGRLPEDHKVLKQLARAEWKLTRRGFGPWARIYRPARGARRSCVQLCVPAWHALDVRHWNGASQLPPAELVRLLGTYASRVMTPRGSTAVTGLELMTSLHPPTRASAPDADGKRHSERNPGSLGSEPVECAPCEAPDGHPLLADLPRFHQRGPAEMLFEEAYDWARPLTDDECLKRHLVGIDVNLAFGAAANGAVVGLEAPVHVDSPVFDPALPGSWLVDLSHVDPSHVVIGKQWRRLDGDLLPSPFTPKGDRPEGPAWYATPTVAYAVELGYEVAPVEAWVRPANGRYLDGWYKRLRDAYVATMADLGVGEGLAPDAFLAAMEGYRDRDPQLAVVLSAIKATVKGGIGKLRERPRGGGWRPGKPWPALSRPTWRPDIRAAVISRARINMHRKMVRMAAATGQYPVAVLSDCAVYASDGPSPLDFLPYRDGKPLPGGFRLGVSPGMVKHEGSQTTLWAEAVREEYGPELNLARYIKDGAVTAKDDGE; this is encoded by the coding sequence TTGTCCCACGAGGAGCAGGTGCTGTTCAGCGCGGTCGACGCGCTGCTGGAGCAGATCGCGCAGGACCCGCTGCCGCCGCCGGCGGAACGCAAGCGGCTGCGCGAGGCCGCCGGGCTGAGCCAGGACCAGGTCGCGAAGGCGCTGAAGAGCCGCCGTGAGTCGGTCGGCAACTGGGAGTCGGGGCGCAGCGAACCCCGGCCGCCGAAGCGGGCTGCGTACGCACGGCTGCTCGAAGGGCTTGCCGCACGGTACCCGGAGGAGGCGGCCGCGCCTGCCGAGGAAGCCGTCGAGCCTGCGGAGCCGGACGAGGTCGTGGAGCCCGCCGAGGTCGCCGAAACCGAGCCCGCCGCACCCGCCGCCGTGGAGCCCGCCACCCCCAGGCCCGCCGACCCCGTCCCCGTACCCCGTACGTCCGAGGGCAACGCCTCCCCGTACGAGCACGGGCCGCTCGCCGTGGTCGACGTGGAAGGCGGTGACGTGTTCGCGTACTGCGTGGGCGGCCTGGTGCTCGACGTGCCCGCCAAGTCGCTGCCCGCCCTGGTCGAATGGACGCTGGGCGAGGCGCGCCTAGGTGCCGAGCGGCTGCACCCCAGCGGGCAGGACGCCGATCCGCTGCTCGTCCTCACCGAGGCCGCCTGCGAGCGGTTCGGGCTGCCCGTACGGCTTTCGCGGGAGGAGGGCCTGGCCGGGAGGCTGCCGGAGGACCACAAGGTGCTCAAGCAGCTGGCGCGGGCGGAGTGGAAGCTGACCCGGCGCGGGTTCGGCCCGTGGGCCCGGATCTACCGGCCCGCCCGGGGCGCGCGCCGCAGCTGCGTCCAGCTCTGCGTCCCGGCCTGGCACGCGCTCGACGTCCGCCACTGGAACGGCGCCTCGCAGCTTCCGCCGGCCGAACTCGTACGGCTGCTGGGGACGTACGCCTCGCGCGTGATGACGCCCCGGGGCTCCACCGCCGTGACCGGGCTCGAACTCATGACGTCGCTGCACCCGCCGACCCGGGCGAGCGCGCCGGACGCGGACGGCAAGCGGCACAGCGAGCGCAACCCCGGCTCGCTGGGGTCCGAGCCCGTCGAGTGCGCCCCTTGCGAGGCGCCCGACGGGCATCCGCTCCTCGCCGATCTGCCCCGCTTTCACCAGCGCGGCCCGGCCGAGATGCTGTTCGAGGAGGCGTACGACTGGGCGCGGCCCCTCACGGATGACGAGTGCCTGAAGCGGCATCTGGTCGGCATCGACGTCAACCTCGCCTTCGGTGCCGCCGCGAACGGCGCGGTCGTCGGCCTGGAGGCGCCCGTGCATGTCGACAGCCCCGTGTTCGACCCGGCGCTGCCCGGCTCCTGGCTGGTCGACCTGTCGCACGTCGACCCGTCCCACGTCGTGATCGGCAAGCAGTGGCGGCGGCTCGACGGCGATCTGCTGCCGAGCCCGTTCACGCCGAAGGGTGACCGCCCGGAGGGCCCCGCCTGGTACGCGACGCCGACCGTGGCGTACGCGGTGGAGCTCGGCTACGAGGTCGCGCCCGTGGAGGCGTGGGTGCGACCGGCCAACGGGCGCTATCTGGACGGCTGGTACAAGCGGCTGCGCGACGCGTACGTGGCGACCATGGCGGACCTGGGCGTGGGGGAGGGTCTGGCGCCCGACGCGTTCCTGGCGGCGATGGAGGGGTACCGGGACCGTGATCCTCAGCTGGCGGTCGTCCTGTCGGCGATCAAGGCGACCGTCAAGGGAGGCATCGGCAAGCTGCGGGAACGGCCGCGCGGCGGTGGCTGGCGGCCCGGCAAGCCGTGGCCCGCGCTGAGCCGGCCGACCTGGCGTCCCGACATCCGGGCCGCCGTCATCTCGCGGGCCCGGATCAACATGCACCGCAAGATGGTCCGGATGGCGGCCGCGACCGGCCAGTACCCGGTCGCCGTGCTCTCCGACTGCGCGGTCTACGCCTCGGACGGGCCCTCCCCGCTGGACTTCCTGCCGTACCGGGACGGAAAGCCGCTGCCCGGGGGCTTCCGGCTCGGGGTCAGTCCGGGAATGGTGAAGCACGAGGGCTCGCAGACCACGCTGTGGGCGGAAGCCGTCCGGGAGGAGTACGGTCCGGAGCTCAACCTGGCCCGGTACATCAAGGACGGCGCGGTCACCGCCAAGGACGACGGAGAGTAG
- a CDS encoding acyl carrier protein gives MAAPAPVVAPAAPPCRPLPSADELREELAQVLACDPWDLDPRTPFSDLGVDARAGAEFMTAVNRLYGLRERAVVLHDHPDLTALAAHLATA, from the coding sequence GTGGCGGCGCCCGCTCCCGTCGTCGCCCCGGCCGCGCCGCCGTGCCGTCCGCTGCCCTCGGCCGACGAACTGCGCGAGGAGCTGGCGCAGGTGCTGGCCTGCGATCCGTGGGACCTGGACCCCCGCACCCCGTTCAGCGATCTGGGGGTCGACGCCCGGGCGGGCGCGGAGTTCATGACGGCGGTCAACCGGCTGTACGGGCTACGGGAGCGCGCCGTCGTCCTCCACGACCACCCGGACCTCACCGCACTCGCCGCTCACCTCGCCACCGCCTGA
- the tpg gene encoding telomere-protecting terminal protein Tpg: MNTVGEGLDEAVQRAFTRPAPKSAGAQMRYLVKQLKGTRAAAELLGITQRTVERYVRNQLKKPRPDLAARLDREVKRRWQPQIQAKARKAAATTGGIVIDTRARFGYTAAPGSTDDARLRHLTVALPPTYAARLFELREQGGSDRQLQEVAAEGLQEIYFKDGGRRAQGLLVEYTDLEHVAFDL, translated from the coding sequence ATGAACACGGTCGGGGAAGGTCTCGACGAGGCGGTCCAGCGGGCGTTCACCCGGCCCGCGCCCAAGTCGGCCGGTGCGCAGATGCGGTACCTCGTCAAGCAGCTCAAGGGCACCAGGGCCGCCGCCGAACTGCTGGGGATCACCCAGCGCACGGTCGAGCGGTACGTACGCAACCAGCTGAAGAAGCCCCGTCCGGATCTGGCCGCCCGCCTGGACCGCGAGGTCAAGCGGCGTTGGCAGCCGCAGATCCAGGCGAAGGCCCGCAAGGCGGCGGCCACCACCGGGGGCATCGTCATCGACACCCGGGCCCGGTTCGGATACACGGCGGCGCCCGGCTCCACCGACGACGCCCGGCTGCGCCACCTCACCGTGGCGCTCCCGCCCACGTACGCGGCCCGGCTCTTCGAACTCCGGGAGCAGGGCGGCAGCGACCGGCAGCTCCAGGAGGTCGCGGCCGAGGGCTTGCAGGAGATCTACTTCAAGGACGGCGGGCGCCGGGCGCAGGGGCTGCTCGTGGAGTACACCGACCTGGAGCATGTGGCCTTCGACCTCTGA
- a CDS encoding ScbA/BarX family gamma-butyrolactone biosynthesis protein — protein MSLTTAEARTALPAAPRLTSTVAKEYVHRDSVAEVFLTGCDSRDGMNFALTGQWPRAHTMFRSQDGTSHDPLQIAETFRQAGIYVSHVELGVPLGHNFVMSSITYTADPENLLIASGPTDFDLDTRCTDIVRRRGIASRVAFEFALRRGGRSLAGGTGQISVIPPAVYNRLRQNSAAQPPLTEPHPARNPLPPAMVGRPFTTDVVLSPAPGAAPGGSPRWLLTPDLDHPILFDHKGDHVPGMVLLEAARQAACAVMAPRTFTPAAAANDFHQYAELDRPCWIEVTRVEHESGNMVTVEVTGHQDGKNVFTSVLTGPVD, from the coding sequence ATGAGTCTCACCACTGCTGAAGCCAGAACCGCACTCCCGGCCGCACCGCGGCTGACCAGCACGGTCGCGAAGGAGTACGTACACCGCGACTCCGTCGCGGAGGTGTTCCTCACCGGCTGCGACTCGCGGGACGGGATGAACTTCGCACTGACCGGCCAATGGCCCCGCGCCCACACCATGTTCCGGAGCCAGGACGGCACGAGCCACGACCCGCTCCAGATCGCCGAAACGTTCCGGCAGGCAGGCATCTACGTCTCCCACGTCGAGCTGGGCGTACCGCTGGGCCACAACTTCGTCATGTCGAGCATCACGTACACGGCCGACCCGGAGAACCTGCTCATCGCCTCGGGCCCCACCGACTTCGACCTCGACACCCGGTGCACGGACATCGTCCGGCGCAGAGGTATCGCCAGCCGCGTCGCCTTCGAGTTCGCGCTCCGCCGGGGCGGTCGCTCCCTGGCGGGCGGCACGGGGCAGATCTCCGTGATCCCGCCGGCCGTCTACAACCGGTTACGCCAGAACAGCGCCGCCCAACCGCCCCTCACCGAGCCGCACCCGGCCCGCAATCCGCTTCCTCCGGCCATGGTCGGCCGGCCGTTCACCACGGACGTCGTGCTCTCCCCCGCCCCCGGCGCCGCACCCGGCGGCAGCCCGCGCTGGCTGCTCACCCCGGACCTCGACCACCCGATCCTCTTCGACCACAAGGGCGACCACGTGCCCGGCATGGTCCTGCTCGAAGCGGCCCGGCAGGCCGCCTGCGCCGTGATGGCGCCCCGGACGTTCACCCCGGCCGCCGCCGCCAACGACTTCCACCAGTACGCCGAACTCGACCGGCCCTGCTGGATCGAGGTGACCCGGGTCGAGCACGAATCCGGCAACATGGTCACCGTGGAGGTCACCGGCCACCAGGACGGCAAGAACGTCTTCACCTCGGTGCTGACCGGCCCGGTCGACTAG
- a CDS encoding AfsR/SARP family transcriptional regulator, with translation MDIDVLGTLAVREMGTSITPTAPKPRQVLALLALHADEVVPVGTLTEELWGSEPPRSARPTLQTYILQLRELITAALEQHGDDTRTAKDVLLTVPGGYLLKGGEGGHDVQEFERLAGMGYRAMDAEDFPEGARLLREALALWTGPALADVHTGPHLDTQIKRLEESRLCALDQRIEADLKLGRHRELLSELTVLLSRYSTHESLCGQYMLALYRSGRRGEALDAYQRLRSTLVRTLGLEPSPALAKLQRSILMARPEGVAGASGVRLA, from the coding sequence GTGGACATCGACGTACTCGGCACGCTCGCCGTGCGGGAAATGGGCACTTCGATCACACCGACCGCGCCCAAGCCCCGGCAGGTGCTTGCCCTGCTGGCCCTGCACGCCGACGAGGTGGTGCCCGTGGGCACGCTCACCGAGGAGCTGTGGGGGAGCGAGCCGCCGCGCAGCGCCCGGCCCACGCTCCAGACCTACATCCTCCAACTGCGCGAACTGATCACCGCCGCGCTCGAACAGCACGGCGACGACACCCGCACCGCCAAGGACGTCCTGCTCACCGTTCCCGGAGGCTACTTACTCAAGGGCGGCGAAGGCGGCCACGACGTGCAGGAGTTCGAGCGGCTGGCCGGCATGGGATACCGGGCCATGGACGCCGAGGACTTTCCCGAGGGCGCCCGGCTGCTCCGTGAGGCGCTGGCCCTGTGGACCGGTCCGGCGCTCGCCGACGTACACACCGGGCCGCACCTGGACACCCAGATCAAGCGGCTGGAGGAGAGCCGGCTCTGTGCCCTGGACCAGCGCATCGAGGCCGATCTCAAGCTGGGCCGCCACCGCGAACTGCTCTCCGAACTCACCGTCCTGCTCAGCCGGTACTCCACCCATGAGAGCCTGTGCGGCCAGTACATGCTGGCCCTCTACCGCTCCGGGCGGCGCGGCGAGGCGCTGGACGCCTACCAGCGGCTGCGGTCCACGCTGGTCCGCACGCTCGGGCTCGAACCCTCGCCCGCGCTGGCCAAGTTGCAGCGCTCCATCCTCATGGCACGGCCCGAGGGCGTCGCGGGGGCGAGCGGAGTACGGCTCGCCTGA